The genomic segment GCGTAACAGTTCATGAAGACTGCTTCTTAGGCtttaaggaggaaaaaaacctaATGAAGGTTTCAGGGTTCATGTCATGTTTCTGCGCTGAAGTCTGCGTGTCGGAGtaatgaaaacatgcaggaatTTGATCATATTCGTCGGTTCACCGGATCAACTGTTAGGTTTATTGAGAGCTAAAGttaatactgttagtttattattattattattattattattattattattattattattattattattattattattattattattattatttatttatttatttatttatttatttatttatttatttatttatttatttatttatttatggtacATTTAAGTAAAGTGAAAAAGAACAGGCATAAAGCGACAGGAAAAGAAACTGGTTAGAGTGATTATCCAGGGCTGCGCAGAGAGAAAGCAAAGTCAAATGAATGGCGGCTTTGTGCCCAGAGTCACAGAGACGCCTGGCTTCCAGCAGGCCTAATGGATCAAGGTGATGCATGACATTAATGGAAAATCCCCCCGATCTCAACCCGAAGCTCCCCTTCAAACATAAtttgatgcattaaaaaagaagaagaagaagaagaagaagaacgctgaaaaaaaatctcGTTTATCCAAGTCGCGGGGTCAGGGCTTCCTCAGGCGAACAATACCCTATGGTTCACTGGGTTTTCAAACTATCACATATTATAATTCAATCTGTTTCATTTCAAGAAATCTAGAACGGCTGTTGTGTTTACAGCCACGTCTGACCTTTGGAGTCCTTCTGAGAATTGCCTTCGGTGTGGCAATCTGttttaaagcttaaaatgtAATCAGCAGCGATTCTATAATTCAATTAACCAaaattaagccattttattcTGCTGACCCTACATGCATCGCATTGTGCATACCCAGATTCCACACCTCTGCGCCAGTAAAATTACCGTAAATTTGTATAGAAGCGTTGCGACTCTTTAAAAAAGAACGAAAAGTCCCACAAGAAAGTCTAACTGTCGGAAAGGATTTTCTAAATGAAAGAGTAAAGCGTTATGCGTCAGGGCTCAGGGTTGGTAGTAAAATCTTGATAAAAGAACACTAGGAAAAATCTCATAAAGTTGCTAAAATGTGTATTTCAACTGGAATTTCTAATGTTGTCATGCTGTcacattcccacagcataatgcttccatcactatctatctatctacctGTAGATTTAAACTTTAGaaattatcaaatatattgGAAGGCgtctttgccatcaccctaatctttcctccacagattctctatcAGACTTAAGTTGAACCTCTAGATGGACCTATCTAAAATGTTAACATAATTAAGCAAAGATAAAATTAATGGATTTCAGACCTTAAAAAGAttggaattttaaaatatgagatATCAGCATGCCATGGTTCTTGAAAGTGATGCATAGATCTGTCGAGACTTTGATTCCAGAAAATCTGTCTCTGAAAGATCACTTTGCTATTTTAGTCCGAAAGAGTCTATAATTTGTgatatggtttttatttttattttttttttgaagaacagatttaaaaacaatgtcgagccttaacttttttttttgtctttttattgaaTCACCGCTTCAAGCATGATCGGTGGATGTGCattagatttatttcaaatttagttGTTAAAACTACTGTATACTGtcaaaaaaaaggtcaaaacgAACAACACATCTTCGTTGTacaattcatgttttttttattttctccagcagcgtattaaatatttgtatgtACACGTTTGAAAGTTACATAGAAAAGATATAGTCTTACAGTAGGCCTGTTTATTGGTTAGTTGCGCGTTAATATTCCACGGTGAACTACAACATGAAAATACTCATCTTTTATCTCTGAAAAAGCCTTTAGCGGTGCTGCTCTCTCTGATGGTCACAGTCAACAGGTTCATGGTGACATCTGTCACCGTCACAGTGTCCCAGTTGGTGTAACAGGGGGTCCAGGTTGGGGCTGCGGGCGCGGTCGGGTCGGCCTGTGAGGAAAGCACAGCGGCTTGGTGCCTCTGCTCCTCTGCGGAGCGCTTCAGCTTCCCGTGCTGAGGAAAATGCAGCCTGCTCAAACTGTAAGTCCTGTGTCCCTCTGGATCCCTTTTATGCACGCCTGGACTGAAGGCGCACGCGTACGACAGCCCCGCGTGTTTCTGCTCACTGTTGGATTTCGGCGTGATCGTGGTCTCCTCCTGAAACCTCTTGGTCAGCTGCAGGAGGCTGTGATCCGACGTCTCTCCGTGATGATGCAGGCGTCGGGACATGATGGACTGCTCCTCCAGTGACCTGCTCCGCTTCGGGGCTGGCTCTGAGGAGCCGCTGGCGTCATGCTGATCATAATGCGGGTGTAGCTTCGGCTTGCGACCTCGCTTTTTGGGGGACCTCCTGGACTCCTGGTCCAGGAGAGCTTCCAGCGGAACCGGTCTGGGCCTCCTCTCCGGCTCTGGGGGTCGAATCGGGATGCTTTCCCCTCTGTTGACCGCGCTCGGGGGGAAGATGGTGGGAACCACTGCCCGTAAACCCTCACGGGCCCTCGGTGTGACGATGGGCTCTGGGATGGGATAGGAAACCTGGATTCCTCTGGGAGCCTCTCTTCTGACCTCATACGTCTTCTCTTTAGCTTTGGCTCTGgcctgaaaacaaagaaagagtcAGAAAGGAAAGTTTCCCAGGAACAAATTAGATTATCGTCGTCTAGTCTGTTTCAGCGATCCAATTTAATAAGTAGAGCTCATGTATACTTTAAACACAGAGTTATAtccttgtattgttttttttttcttatagtgGTTATAGCTAAAACAATTTATaagacaattaaaatattacaaaagcCCTACCatgatatgtaaaaaaatatggtGTAATGGACAACAAACTGCTGAGCTGACAATTGTCCAGTCaagctaaaaaagaaatttaatagctaaaaaagttgttttcagCAAGCATCTTAAAGGAAAGTTAAGCGGAAGGAAGAATGCTGTTGAAAAAGACACATGAGTAGGTGCTTTGAGCACACCCTTTAAAGAGGATAGTGAAGCAAATAACCTTCTACAGtttgagagaaagagaaagccACAAGAGTTGGACTGCGGTGGGCAGAGCTTCAAGAGCCACACGCAGATTTATCCATGCTACAGCTGAAAGCAGTCCTGAACCAGAAAGAATGACAGAAATATCATAAAAGGGAAGGAACAGTTACTCAGAGAATCCTTTAGGAACAATTCATTCTGCTGACAAACCAGAGAAGCTGATTTCTTTCTCCAACAGGATTTGGGACTCGCCCACATGCTATCTGACCATGACATTCATGGGATTTATTGGCCAGCAAACTGGTTTGTCCTGATCTCAGAAACTATGAAGTATTGTCAAGACGAATATGATCAACACAAGGCCAAACAATGCAGATGACCTGAAGGCTACAATTAAGGTAATCTGGGCTGCCATTACACCTAGACAGAGCAAAGCAGTTCACATACTTTTCAGTAATTTAAGACTTATCTAAAAATTATATTggttttatataatattatctttcattttcttaGAAACTGTATTACATGTTTTCATGAACTGcaagtaattattattaaaagtagCAGAAATGAAAGCCTGGAGTATATCACTCTCTGTGAATCCATATGACacaacatttccatttttggTGGTTATGGTTGTTCAAAATGTCTAACCCAGTCAGATTTTTAACATCTTTGTTAGGCTAAATTTGGGCAGAAACATATTTCCATATTGACATCCAGGGTTTGCAGATGCATAGTTACACATTTGCTTTGCTGCTCTTCGCCTGTTTGCCATAAAGTgcagaataaagacaaatattttattattgcaacATATTCAAagtagatatttaaaataaagaaagaataaagaatGTGTGGATTtcgtaaaataaaattagaggTCAAATGGAAGATGTTCAGGTTTCAACAGAGAAAGTGAAGTGCAGACAAGGTGAGAATTAGGGGTGAGAAGTTGGATCTTCAACCCCCTAATTAAGGCCTTCACTCCCATGAAATGTTACTAgtgtaaatacatttattaaatattgaattgGGATTTCAGCCCTCCTTAAAAGTGGAGAATAGAAACTCTTAACTTTTCTACAACTTTAATCGTACATCTCTGTCAATGaatcaaataataatacaaagaGTATTAATatcaacaataataataaaattgtagGGGACATTTTACCAAGGAGATAATTGTGTGGTTTATGTCCTATAAAACTTGGGATTGATTGGTCGTatacatttttgacagaatataAAACTATTGTGCATGTCTacttagaaattatttaaaaaaaaatttttaaaaaaggtcagTCCTCTCTTTCATAGTTTGTCTATGAAAGAGAGTTGACAGAATCGGTTTCACTATCGACATGATACTTTAATAGAACTCAGAGATAGCTTGAAATGATTCATCAAGAAAGTTTGAGAAACGTTTATGAAAAGATTTCCCCACCTTCAGGAGAAAAGTCTCGGGCTTGGGTCCCCTCTTTTTGGGCCCGAACAACTCCCTTTCGCGCTCCCTGGGTGATGAGCACAAATCACAAATCAACTTAATTGCATACGGGCGTTTCTCGTCAATTCTACAAAAATCCGAAAAGttgaaaacatctgcaaaaatgacaaaaatgccGGAGAATAAAAGTAATGTTTGTGGGGTTTCGACAAGAAAATCCCAGACTCTTAACAAGACATTCTTGCCTGAGACGATTCGAAATATGTCAACTAAAGATTAGGATCTAGAAACGAGAGATTTTATTATGAGTGCAAGGGTTTTTTTTGCGGCGCAGATTGCACGGTGTCATCTCCTCTCTGCAGAGAGGCCTACTGGTGCGCTGTCAACCATCTCACCTCTCCTCGAAGGCGGCGAACAGCCGCTCGTCCAGGATGTTTTCCTCCGGCTCCCAGGTGCTATACCTGTACCACAGAAACCAGAAGTGCCTTATTTATTTGACTCAGAACTCGTGTCAAACGTTCTGTCACGccgtgtgtgcatgtgtgttgttgttttctttctctttctctcttttttttccacatgtgaaAGCTGCGTGAAGCTGCGACCATAGCGGACCATGACGCATGCTGACTTCTTGCCTTAGCCGAAACGCGTGGACGTTACAAAGCGACACAATCGGGTGTTTTTACCAACACCTGACTCGCGCACACTGCGTCACCGAGAACACAGAACGCAGAAAACCCAGAAAATgcgtacaaaaagaaaaagaataaaataatagcGTGCCAGGCGCTGCAGTTGTAAGATCGACCAGGATGGAGCGCTGTCCTTCGCTgcctctgctgtttttctgtactcACTTCTGAGACCAGCCCTTCCATTTCACCAGATATTCCCAGCGACCCTgcaaaaagagaagagagaagcAGATCTAGAACAACGTTCAGGTTATCGGTTAACTGGCCAGTCGAGCCCTCACGGACACATGTTTTTGCGTAACAGATGCTGTCGGAGTGGTGTGGGTGGGGGAGAGAAAAGCGGCGAATACCCGTCTGATCCGCCGTTTGATGATGGACTCGGCTGCAAAGACGCTCTCGCCGACAGCCGACAGCTCCATGATTCACCATGCAACCACGTCGATTTCTGCcgcttttattatttctgcctTCCCCCTTTTCGTCCTCTCCGGGGCTGTTTAATTCCGCACATCCCATAATACGCAATCTGGAGTGGACGTCATCACGTCTTTTTCTTGTTGCCAGGCACCGCGGTCGGGGTAGGACGGATCGCTGGTGGAGCACATTGGCTCAGTTGTTGCTACGTGCTCCGGGTCTCTGAGCGGAGGGGAGGAGCCCTGGCGCGCTGGCTGCTGTACAGGAATGTCTGGCACAGTGCGGGGAGCCAAGCCGAGGAGAGTCCCGGAGAAGGGTCCGCTGACCCTCGATCTCCCTCTGGGGAGGGACCAGGAGGGAGGGCAGGGGGGACCAGACCCACAGCGGAGAGCAAAGCATTTCATCATCTTCTGTTGTGGAAGCTATGGAGACGAGAATGTGtttaattaaatacacaaacacgcaaacacacacccCAAAATccacaattaaaaatctgaaaaacatacatggaaacaaaataaaaataaaatacgaAAACAAATAAGCAGCACAATCATAAATAATATATCCACATTCAACAAACGgtcctgaaaaaaacaaaacaaacccaaaacaaaatcaaagctGACTGGCCTCACAGTTTCACAAATGATTAGTTAAgacatattattttataaattgtgACACAAAGGTTATTCATTAACACTTCTGTCAGTTTCTCGTGCAAATTCTAACAAGGCCACTGAGATTCTATGCATAAATGGGCGTCTGCGCTTTAGAGATTAATGGGGATTTTGCGCcgtgtctctttaaaaaaaaaaaaaaatcacgaaGATGTTTAAAAAGACATGATCGCACAAAAAGAGTTCTGATGACAGGTTGTTGgattttgttattgattttttttcccccgctaTAGAAATTTTCAAGTCAGATTCcaacaattgttttatttatttattatttcattttgtttaatgtagtatataaaagataaaatgtcaagtgattcattttattttttattttttagtttagtcATAATCTAATGAGACAAATATATGGGACAATTGCCTGAAGATACATGAACCTTATTTCATGAGGAGAAAAATAATCGTTtagcatttcagcaaaaaataacaaaaaactcTGAAGCTGTTTCTTATCTCTGGGTCTAAAGTTGATCTTGTGAAGCTGAATGGCGGGAGAAAAATCTTGAAGTTgcatataatttaaaatttgggaaataaaaaaatacaagtaaaagaaataacaaagaGAGGATAAAAGAAAGGATGGTTTGTGGGTACTACAGTTTAGTCTTAGCGAGTGACACTGAGCACATTaaggttttttatgttttttttttttttttttaagtttgataCATTTCACGTTTAACCCTTGCAATCGTCTTTGGCTTTCTGTAAAGCTCCACATATGCAAATTTTTTCATAATGGTCgggaaaataatgcaaaaatgcgtagggtaatttttttatttttaacaataataatatttttcttttttattatttatgtatttatttatttatttaaactcaaGTATTAATtagctttctttattttctgaaaatatggaCATAACAGTTGTAGATATTAAAtcaatgtaattattatttttaattaaatatatttatttctgaaaattattattattattattattattattattattattattattattattattattattattattattattattattattattatatcatgGCTAATTTAAATATAGGAACTATTATAGGATACCAcgatttgtatttgtttcttcTTGACTTCTTCGCAGagcgctgtttttttttgtttgtttgtttgttttttatttcttactaaTTTACCCAGGTTCAGTacagtctgtttttctttttaagcttAATTAAGCTTCTTTCTGTGTCCCAAATTTCCGCATTGCAGATTTACAGTTAAACTGAGCGActacaaaaacaatttctccCTGTGGGAAGAAGAAAGTCCTTTTATTCCAAGATTTGTGTCAAATCTTGAAAAGTGGCGCACAACTCTTTACTTCCCAAAATCATTACATCAATCAACCCTTTTTAATTacgagtaaaaaaataaattaagctaaATTCACGGGTCTGAAACATCTTAAATGTTGCTATGAAAACAGTCTTATTTGACTTACACTGTTTCTGGTGAGCTAAAGGAAAGGCCAAGGAGCTTTATTCTGATAAGAACGATCCAAAGTCAAGACAGCATTTGGGCAGTAATTGGAATATACTGTTCTCCTTTAATGTCTGTGGCATAGTCCTCTTCttaaggttttttgtttgtaacgAGATGAAAATGTAGCCTGGGCAGCCCGTACAGACAGGCCTGTATGAGTCGATTAAGTGAGTAAGTAAATTTTATGACGCTCAGTTAAATAATTAATGGCTCTAATTTTTCAGAAGATTGTTGTGACTGTCTCATTTTGGTCAAGTGATGTATAATTtgactttcattttttatttttaagtcctTTTGGGGCTTTGAACAAGCTGAACTCAGAGAGATAAAACTGACGGGGGGATATCATGTTAGAAGAACTTATATTTAACAGTTAAAGAAATGTAGTTAAAGAAATgaagggacaaaaaaaattcGATCTGTGCGAAGTTGATCTTGTTCTTTGCTCTTGGTGTTGCCGAATGAAGGTGTACCTTGCCGCAGATTTCCCTAAGGTGGCCCTAATAGGAGGTTTTCAATCAGTTTCTAGCTTTCTAAATCATATTCAGAATCAAATAGTTAAATTGGGACCCTGTCTGAGCCAGAAGACAGTCGCTTTGCACCGTTTAAAACTGCAGGCGGCTGCATGACTCTGGTTTTATCCCCCGATCGTTAACGTGAAACTGACATGTTCGCTGCTTTATCGCGTCTGATGAAACGCTCCCCGGCAGCGGCGTACACGAAGACGCGGGGCGGCGAGATACGGCGTGGACAAAAGATGCGCTGAGGCAGCCTCCGTCGAAATATGAACCACCATTTTGATACTCTCAGCGCGCAGACCGACATTTCCTGTCGGTGCTTGAATGGCTGAAGCCTACACGGTTTTGCTGCGGAGGCTGGTGCTGGTGCGCGGCGCGCACACGGCACCACCGCTTCTGCCGCTGCCGCGGTTCTCCATATTTGGAGGAGAGCGGGAGCCGCAATGGCGACGGGCGCACATGAATGCACAGAGCAGGCTCTGTGAGAACATTATTGGCTCTCTGGTTTCTGGGCAACACGCCGCTCACCGCTCGCTGTCCCACTTACACTCCGAGCGACATTTTGTGCCTCAGACACAAAACCACACAGCAGAAACTCGAAGCCGCGTGACCCTGCAGCTTTGCATGATTTTCAGGGCGAAGCTTAGCGTCATGTAGAGAATGCGCAGCGCTTGTCATTTATCATGCTGTGGGTTTGATACATTCCGACATGCACCTTGATGACAATGCATCTCCATGACGCATAAGTTAAAGCTTAAATTAAATCGTCAATCGATGCAACAGAGGCATTATTCAAGAGaagcttcattttcttttcccacaTAATAACCAAATGCATTTCTGCAATCTTGAGGCCACCACAGGCCTGCAGCGGGTCACACATAAGcctcaaaataaaagcagctttatgcagacagcaccagcagcagccgcCGCCGCTGCCGCTGCAGCTTGGTATGATGATAAAAGGGGAATGTGAAACATCACACTTCGTCTATAAATACGTTGGTCGCCTCAGAGATGTTTCAGTTTCCTATACAGCCACTGATGCATGGCGGGCTGACGCACACATGGTTCAAAGCCAAGGACACATGCGAGCCGTAAGGGCTCCCATCCAACCAGTTTCACACCTTTCTCCGAAAATGCCTCTGGAACATGGCTGGTAAGAGTTAAATCGTGCGTGACCGTTTTAATCTACGACTTCAATGTGTCCTGCTTGACGCATTTGATACACCTAATTGTTTTAGTCCACGTCCTGCAGAACAAAACccgaagttttttttttcaggtttatttaatttatgcatAGGTAGCTTGCATAAATTCAAATGTGCCAGGACATATCATCAGTCTCAAGTAAAATTCCCGATCAATTTTCTGTGACGCGTTGAGATATTTAAACAACAACGTTCGTGAAGATTCTCTTTGAAAGtatgagggaaagaaaaaataaataaaaaggttgtgaAAGTTAAGAATATTTCGGAGTTGGTGTATACTCATTACCAAATATGGAAGTCCTAAAGTGTCCAAAACGCATA from the Gambusia affinis linkage group LG19, SWU_Gaff_1.0, whole genome shotgun sequence genome contains:
- the cbx8a gene encoding chromobox protein homolog 8a yields the protein MELSAVGESVFAAESIIKRRIRRGRWEYLVKWKGWSQKYSTWEPEENILDERLFAAFEERERERELFGPKKRGPKPETFLLKARAKAKEKTYEVRREAPRGIQVSYPIPEPIVTPRAREGLRAVVPTIFPPSAVNRGESIPIRPPEPERRPRPVPLEALLDQESRRSPKKRGRKPKLHPHYDQHDASGSSEPAPKRSRSLEEQSIMSRRLHHHGETSDHSLLQLTKRFQEETTITPKSNSEQKHAGLSYACAFSPGVHKRDPEGHRTYSLSRLHFPQHGKLKRSAEEQRHQAAVLSSQADPTAPAAPTWTPCYTNWDTVTVTDVTMNLLTVTIRESSTAKGFFRDKR